The window CTTTTAATACACTATCATTGACAGATATAAATAGGCCTATTGCAGCCATTAACACACCATTATTTTCTATTGTGCTGAATCCCCCAAGGGATTTCATATTTTCAGATATATATGCATAAAGTGCCCCGAAGAGCACAGATATGACGCCTATAATAATGAATAGTATGCCTATGTCAGTGGAAACTGGGGAAAGCAATGCGATTTTTAATATCCCATACACTCCCATGAGCGTCATTGTTGCACTAAAAATTGCGGACGAATTGGCAGGGGCACTTCCATGGGCTATGGGAAGCCACTCACTTATCATGAAGGGCGTCAAACCCATTTTTGACATGGCACCTATGGCAAATATGAGCAGTACTATATCATTGGAAAGCCCTGTAAAATTGAATGTGCCGGTATAATAATAAGAAATTACTGCAGCGGTTATAATCAGTACAGTGCTTATTTCAGAGAACAGCATGAATATATAGGCCTCTATATCATTTTTCTTATTTATTGCCACGGTCAAATATGCAGGTATTGACATTATCTCCCAGCCTGTTATGAACACAAGAAAGTTATTTGCATACAGTATTGTCATCATTCCCGCAATGGTCATTATAAACAGAGGTGCTAGCCATTTCCCATATTTTTTTGAATATGAAATGGAAAACACAGATGTTATTATCCATACTATAGCCGCTATCAGGTAAAAGTATGTAATGTAGTCAAAAATTCGGAAGGTCAGGAGGAAAAACAGGGCTGAGGCTATGGCTGTAATTATGTAACCTGCAGTTCTGTATTTTATTGAAACCAGTGCGGCCAGGAAAACTGCAATTAATGGCACATAATAATATATCATTTTTTATCCCTCGCCTCTATTATTGCATTAAGAATTGCTGACGGTGTCGGTGGGCATCCTGCGATACGTATATCATATTTTTCCATCGCGCCCTTTCCCATAATTCCGCCGGAGAGTGCGCAGGCACCAAGCCCTATTACAATTTTTGGTTCAGGCATGGCATCATAAGCCTCCCTGAGAACCCTTTCCATTCCTTCTGTATAAATTCCCATGACAACCAGGGCATCGGCATGCCTCGGGGTACTGGCCATAAAAATTTTGAATCTGCTGGAATCGTACTGTGGTGAAAACAGTGTGGTGAATTCAACATTGCAGGCACCGCAAGTACC of the Ferroplasma sp. genome contains:
- a CDS encoding NADH-quinone oxidoreductase subunit B family protein; translated protein: MKKRIKTEKLDKYSLLYPSVLEGVSDYNCPTEAISNGMWNMDRCIFCRQCDLNPTGKQNTYSIDQKIPDIFKKSLYLYPVDSGTCGACNVEFTTLFSPQYDSSRFKIFMASTPRHADALVVMGIYTEGMERVLREAYDAMPEPKIVIGLGACALSGGIMGKGAMEKYDIRIAGCPPTPSAILNAIIEARDKK